From Nicotiana tabacum cultivar K326 chromosome 20, ASM71507v2, whole genome shotgun sequence, one genomic window encodes:
- the LOC107815306 gene encoding pre-mRNA-splicing factor 38-like: MANRTDPLAKSIRGTNPHNLVEQILRSKIYQNIYWKEQCFGLTAETLVDKAMELDHLGGTFGDNRKPTPFICLIMKMLQIQPEKDIVVELIKNEDYKYVRALGAFYLRITGTDIDIYRYLEPLYNDYRKLRRKLADGQYALTRVDEYIDELVRTDYSCDIALRRIKKRSQLEHNGQLEPRISALEDDFEEEEEKDENEPLATALDDEYEKDYYDMDRDYDRDRDYDRDYDRDREYDRERGRSDRDRDRDRDWDRLRLRDRKARELDRERDPHRSYCRSSSRNRDRKDCGDDRRKRHARSSSSPARDEPKKKKEKKDDRTDHPEIAEANRLWASLVPLVLLLADATKSQQIFEFGWKKKLKN, encoded by the coding sequence ATGGCGAATCGCACCGATCCATTGGCAAAGAGCATTAGGGGAACGAACCCACATAATCTGGTGGAGCAAATCCTGAGGTCTAAAATATACCAAAACATCTACTGGAAAGAACAATGTTTCGGATTGACAGCAGAAACCCTAGTCGACAAAGCCATGGAACTCGACCACCTCGGAGGTACATTCGGCGACAATAGAAAACCCACACCCTTTATATGCCTCATCATGAAGATGCTCCAAATCCAACCTGAAAAAGACATAGTTGTGGAGTTGATAAAAAACGAAGATTACAAGTATGTTCGTGCTCTTGGAGCTTTTTATTTGCGGATTACGGGTACAGATATCGATATTTATCGATACCTTGAGCCTCTCTACAATGATTATCGGAAGCTCAGACGTAAATTAGCTGATGGGCAGTATGCACTGACACGCGTGGATGAGTATATTGACGAGCTTGTGAGGACAGATTACTCTTGTGATATTGCTTTGCGTCGTATCAAGAAAAGATCGCAATTGGAACATAATGGACAGCTGGAACCTCGGATAAGTGCGTTGGAAGATGACTttgaagaggaagaggaaaagGATGAAAATGAACCACTTGCCACTGCATTAGATGATGAGTATGAAAAGGATTACTATGACATGGATCGTGACTATGATAGAGATCGAGATTATGATAGAGACTATGACAGAGATCGTGAATATGACAGGGAACGTGGCAGAAGTGACAGGGATAGAGATAGAGACAGGGACTGGGACCGTCTTCGCCTCAGGGACAGGAAGGCCAGAGAACTTGACCGTGAGCGTGATCCGCATAGGAGTTATTGTAGGAGCAGCAGTAGAAACAGAGACCGTAAAGATTGTGGTGATGATCGTCGTAAAAGGCATGCTCGCAGCAGTTCTAGTCCTGCTCGGGATGAACCCaagaaaaagaaggagaagaaagaTGATAGAACAGATCATCCAGAGATAGCAGAAGCCAACAGGCTTTGGGCTTCGCTAGTTCCTCTAGTACTATTATTAGCTGATGCTACAAAGTCCCAACAAATATTTGAGTTCGgttggaaaaaaaaattgaaaaattaa